One region of Vitis vinifera cultivar Pinot Noir 40024 chromosome 1, ASM3070453v1 genomic DNA includes:
- the LOC100247342 gene encoding coatomer subunit delta → MVVLAASIVSKSGKVLVSRQFVDMTRIRIEALLAAFPKLVGTGKQHTYVETENVRYVYQPIEALYLLLVTNKQSNILEDLETLRLLSKLVPEYSVSLDEEGVCKTAFELIFAFDEVISLGHKENVTVAQVKQYCEMESHEEKLHKLVLQSKINETKDVMKRKASEIDKSKIEKNRGEKGGFMSLQSMGSGRIESTFNDMSISSSGGGGFGSGSGFGLTTDIDSFSTKSKGRPSSSATAPPKGLGMQLNKTQKANQFLESLKAEGEVILEDVHPKAGPTRSAAPPLTDPITLSAEERLNVTLKRDGGVSNFDVQGTLSLQILNQEDGLIQVQIETGSNPGILFKTHPNINKELFSNENILGLKDPNRPFPTGQGGDAAGVGLLKWRMQSVDESDVPLTINCWPSVSGNETYVSIEYEASSMFDLRNVVISVPLPALREAPNVRQIDGEWRYDSRNSILEWSILLIDNSNRSGSMEFVVPPADSSVFFPISVRFTAAKTFSDLKVVNVLPLRGGPPPKFSQRTTLITENYQVV, encoded by the exons ATG GTTGTTCTTGCAGCTTCTATTGTAAGCAAGTCTGGGAAAG TGCTCGTTTCTAGGCAATTTGTGGATATGACTCGTATAAGAATTGAGGCTCTTCTTGCTGCTTTTCCCAAGTTGGTAGGCACAGGGAAACAACATACTTATGTTGAGACTGAAAATGTGCGGTATGTTTACCAGCCAATTGAGGCATTGTACCTGCTATTAGTAACTAATAAACAGAGCAACATTCTTGAAGACTTGGAAACTCTGAGGCTGCTTTCAAAGCtt GTTCCTGAATATTCTGTCTCTCTGGATGAGGAGGGTGTTTGCAAGACAGCTTTTGAGCTCATTTTTGCATTTGATGAGGTCATCTCCCTTGGGCACAAGGAAAATGTGACTGTTGCACAAGTTAAGCAGTACTGTGAGATGGAGAGTCACGAAGAGAAGCTGCACAAGCTGGTATTGCAGAGCAAGATAAATGAGACAAAGGATGTGATGAAGCGCAAAGCTAGTGAGATAGACAAAAGCAAG ATTGAAAAGAATAGAGGTGAGAAAGGAGGTTTTATGTCTTTACAGTCGATGGGTTCTGGAAGAATTGAGAGTACCTTTAATGATATGAGTATATCTAgcagtggtggtggtggttttGGAAGTGGCTCTGGGTTTGGATTGACCACTGATATCGACTCCTTCTCTACCAAGTCCAAAG GTCGTCCATCTTCATCTGCCACTGCTCCTCCTAAAGGCCTTGGTATGCAGCTTAACAAGACACAAAAGGCAAACCAGTTCTTGGAATCTTTGAAGGCTGAAGGCGAAGTGATTCTTGAGGATGTGCACCCCAAAGCTGGTCCAACCAGGTCAGCCGCACCACCACTAACTGACCCCATTACATTGAGTGCTGAAGAGAGACTTAATGTGACGCTAAAGCGCGATGGTGGAGTGAGCAACTTCGATGTTCAGGGAACATTGTCACTTCAAATCCTTAACCAGGAAGATGGATTAATCCAAGTTCAG ATCGAGACTGGGAGCAATCCAGGCATCCTTTTCAAAACTCATCCTAACATCAACAAAGAACTATTTTCGAATGAAAATATTCTAGGCCTGAAGGATCCAAATAGGCCATTTCCCACTGGTCAAGGAGGTGATGCGGCAGGTGTCGGTCTTTTGAAGTGGAGAATGCAAAGTGTGGATGAGTCAGATGTGCCACTAACAA TTAACTGCTGGCCATCTGTTTCTGGAAATGAAACTTATGTCAGCATTGAATACGAAGCTTCATCAATGTTTGATCTGCGAAATGTTGTGATCTCGGTTCCTCTTCCAGCTCTTCGTGAGGCACCTAATGTGAGGCAAATTGATGGGGAATGGAG GTACGACTCCAGAAATTCTATCTTGGAGTGGTCCATACTTCTCATTGATAACTCAAATCGCAG TGGATCAATGGAGTTTGTTGTTCCTCCAGCAGATTCGTCAgttttctttcccatttctgTTCGGTTTACTGCTGCAAAGACATTCAGTGACCTAAAG GTTGTTAATGTTTTACCGCTGAGAGGTGGCCCGCCTCCGAAGTTTTCTCAGAGAACCACTCTAATCACGGAGAACTATCAAGTGGTGTAA
- the LOC104879377 gene encoding F-box protein At5g65850-like, with protein sequence MKEKQTRKSHAPREKNNPVSIPDELVFEILTYIPVKSLLQCRGVCKRWRSMISDPSFIEAHRSRSATTLLISFPDTHRPRRKHHLFSIRDGEARQLSGSRHWNTSQSVNGLICLYEQHDRSFPKLSFRVTLCNPSTRERVTLPPTRFSNPDLCFDHQHISLGFDPSTKTYKILKVWFERFNSIMCEILTLGSRAWRIIKDGLEYTLEAKGICLNGTIYWADARHISEDYPHFVVMQNRVIAFDVGEEKFRSVPVPPEVPIWDKCMSSIIQIGGHMAIADYQHVATGISTVMLIWKLEDSVNGIWSQKRILLPESWIHRSVPNPRLCHFCVASSDGGNIILIPSGFFRDFYVLHCNVEEGRLWREAIRRPPQDDWDSRSSIVTSRQVCEYVESLVSLKEICRL encoded by the coding sequence ATGAAGGAGAAGCAGACCAGAAAATCACACGCACCCAGAGAGAAGAACAATCCAGTTTCAATCCCTGATGAGTTAGTTTTTGAAATACTCACCTACATTCCCGTCAAATCTCTACTCCAATGCAGGGGTGTTTGCAAGAGATGGCGGTCTATGATCTCCGATCCATCGTTCATCGAGGCCCATCGATCCCGTTCAGCTACCACTCTCCTCATCTCCTTCCCCGACACGCACCGCCCTCGCAGGAAGCATCATCTCTTCTCCATAAGAGATGGAGAAGCGCGCCAACTCTCCGGATCTCGTCACTGGAATACTTCTCAGTCCGTAAACGGCTTGATTTGTCTCTACGAGCAGCACGATCGTTCGTTTCCGAAACTATCCTTTCGCGTGACTCTCTGCAATCCTAGCACTCGAGAACGCGTGACTCTTCCACCCACACGCTTCTCAAACCCAGACTTGTGTTTCGACCACCAGCACATCTCTCTAGGGTTCGACCCTTCCACCAAGACCTACAAAATCCTGAAGGTATGGTTCGAAAGATTCAACAGCATCATGTGTGAGATTCTCACTCTGGGCAGCCGCGCATGGAGAATCATCAAAGATGGCCTAGAATATACATTGGAAGCAAAGGGGATTTGCCTCAACGGGACTATATATTGGGCCGATGCAAGGCATATATCTGAAGACTATCCTCACTTTGTCGTCATGCAGAACAGAGTGATAGCATTCGACGTTGGAGAAGAGAAGTTCCGATCTGTTCCCGTCCCGCCGGAAGTCCCCATATGGGATAAATGCATGTCGAGCATCATACAAATCGGTGGGCACATGGCCATTGCAGACTACCAACATGTGGCGACAGGCATTAGTACTGTTATGCTAATCTGGAAATTGGAGGATTCTGTAAATGGGATCTGGAGCCAGAAGAGAATTCTGCTGCCTGAATCTTGGATACACAGGTCGGTACCAAACCCAAGATTGTGTCATTTCTGCGTTGCTTCCAGTGATGGTGGTAACATTATATTGATTCCCAGCGGGTTTTTTAGAGACTTTTATGTGCTTCACTGTAACGTAGAGGAAGGGCGTCTGTGGAGGGAGGCTATACGTCGGCCACCTCAGGATGATTGGGATTCTCGTTCTTCAATTGTTACTTCTCGTCAAGTCTGTGAGTATGTGGAGAGTCTGGTTTCTTTGAAGGAAATTTGCAGGTTGTAG